In Chrysiogenia bacterium, the genomic stretch GAGCAACCAGCCCATGGAGCGCCTGTTGATGTTGAGCGAGCTCGCCCAGATGCCCGAAATGCCCGCCCCGGCGGCATCGAGCGTGCGCGTCGAATTGCGCAGCGACCCCGCATTTGCCGGAACCGATGAGCAGGCAGAGGCATTGCTGAGCATCGGGCAGGAAACAAGCCATGGGCGCGTGCGCATCTATGCGGGCGACCGAAATACTTGCCGCGCATTCCTCACCTTCACGCTTGAGAGCGGCACGGACGTCAGCGGTGAATTCACGCTCATCAGCGGCTATTTCGGCAGCGGCCGCGTCGGTCCCGAGGCTACAATCCCGGGCTATGTCGTTGAGGATGTGACACCCTGAAGAGAGTGCCTACCGCGCCGTCAGCCGCACTTCGATCTTTTTCCACAGCGGCGCGAGGTTCGCGCCTTCGGCCAGGGTGACTGTTCCGGCCTTCGAAATGATGGCCTGGCCCTTCGGGCTCAGGATGAAGTCGACGACCTTGCGTACTTCGGGATCGGGATTGCTACCCACTGCAATGTAGAGCGGGCGGAAGAGTGGGTAACGCCCGGTGGCGACGTTGGCCTTGGTGGGCAGTGTCCCGTGGATGGAAAGCAGCTTGAGCTTGGTCTTGCGCGCGCTGCTCACCCCGTCGATGGCCAGCGACCACGGCGTGGCAGCCACAGCTTTCTCGATGGGGCCGGTAGAGGCGAAGACCTGCGCGCCCGCGGCCGCAAACTCGAACCCGGGATCGCGCAGCACCAACAGCCGAAACATATGCCCAACGCCCGATTCCTTGCCCTCGCGAACCATCAGTGTGATGGGCTGGTCGGGCCCGCCAAGATCCTTCCAGTTCGTGATCTCACCGGCGAAGACCTTGCGGAGCTGATCGATCTCAATACTCGATACGGGATTGTCCGGGTGCGTTACCGCGACCAGTGCGTCCCATCCGACTTGGATGAGCTGCGCCTCGGTTTCCTCCGGGATCGGGGCGCCGCCCTTGCCCAGCAGGTGTTGACGGCAGCTCCCGCCCAGGTCGGCCTCACCGGCGGCCACGTCGCGAATGCCCTTGGTGGCGCCGCCGCCGCTGAGGACAATTTTTATGCCGGTCTCTTTTTCATAGGCTGCCGCGATTTCGCCCATGAAGGCCTTTCGCGAGATGCCACAGCCCGTCCAGGTGATGTGCCGGGTTTGCGCCCGGGCAGGCGGGCTCCAGATGAAAATGCTGCCGATCGCAAGGAGAAGACAGACCGATGCGCGGACGGGTGCACGGTGGGAAAGCGCCATGATGAAGACTCCAGGTTGCTGCGCGTGTTGGCCCGGCGGACAACTTGTCGGGTTTTCGACAGATCCGTCAAGTGACACTTTCGTGTCGATGCCCTCCCGGCGGCTTCAGAATCGGGTAAGAGGCCGCCTCTCCGGGTTTACCGGGCCGCCGGGCAGCTCTCTTCCACCCTTTCCCAGATGTGCTACATACGCCCCGCAAGAGCGGGACCTGCCCCTCTTCATGAAGACTGAAGGAGTCCACCATGGAACCAACCCTCACCGCGTACGGCACCTGGAGCGGCGGCCGCTACATGCACTTTGGCAAGCCCGTTTCGGATGCCGACTACCTCAAGGCCTTCCAGCATGCCTTCGACAAGGGCGTGCGTACCTTCATGACCGCCGATGTCTATGGCGAGGGCGCCGCCAGCGAGAAGCTCGGCGAGGCCCTGAGGCACATGGACCGCGACCTCGTCTCGCTGGTCGGCATGATCGGCCACGACTTCTACGAGGGGCAGCGCGACGGCCCCAAGGGCTTCCCGCGCTTTACCGACCCGCGCCTTCGCGGCCCGGACAAGTATTACGACTTTCTCAACATGGCCGCGCAGAAGGAACTCGCCCGCCTTGGGGCCGATCACTTCGACGTGCTGCTCCTGCACAACCCGGATTTTACGGGCTACTCCTCCGAAGCGGTGTGGGAGGCATTTGGTCGCCTGAAAGAAGAAGGCCTGACCAAGAGTCTTGGCGTCGCGCCCGGCCCGGCCAACGGTTTCACCCTGGATCTCATCCATTGCTACGAGAAGTTCGGTGAGCAGATCGACTGGGCGATGATTATTTTGAATCCCTTCGAGCCCTGGCCCGGCGAGCTGTGCCTGCCCGCGGCGGCCAAGCACGGGGTGAAGACCATCACCCGCGTGGTGGACTACGGCGGCATGTTCCATGGGGATCTCAAGCCCGGCTCGCGCCTTCCCATGAGCGATCACCGCGCCTTCCGCCCCGCCGGCTGGATCGAAGCAGCGGCCGAGAAGCTCGAAAAGATCAGGCCGATCGCCGACAAGCACGGGCTCACCCCGCTGCAGCTCGCCTGCCAGTGGAACCTGGCCCACGAAACGGTGGAATGCGTGGCGCCCACCGTCGTGATCGAGCACGACCCCGACGCGCGCAGCATCTTCGAGAAGATCGACGACCTGGCTGCCACCCCCGCCGAGGTGAAGCTCAGCGAGGAAGAAGTCGACCAGATGCGCGCCGTGGGACAGAACAAGGGCTGCATGGCTTTGAAGGGCGGCAGCCGCCAGTACCTGGGCGAGCCCCAGGCCGACCAGTGGAACATGCCCCCCGAGCTCGAAGAAGTCGCCAAGCGCTGGGACATCGAACCCGACCGCGACCTCTACTACTCCGATGATCCGCGCGACCTTCGCGAAAAAGGCATGCCCATTGCCGGTACCGCCCAGGCCCACGACACCCGGCTCTACGTGCAACTCCAGGTCTTTACCGAAGCCCATGACGAGTCCGGCATCATCGAGGCGGTCAAGGGCTCGGGCCTCGAAGCCGTGGTCTACGCCAACGTCAACGACCCGCGCGGCGTGGGCGTGGCGATCTTCACCGAGGACCCGACGGATTTTGTGACCAAGGCCCGCGCGCTCTACAACTCCGAGCCCTTTGCCGACTGCATGCTGCTGCCCGACATGACCATGATCGGCCGCACCTATGGATTCGGTCGCGAGCCCGACATCAAGGACTGGGTACTCAACCACGCGCGCCGTCACGCCTACAACGAGGATTTCCAGTGGGCCGTGTGGTATCCGCTGCGCCGCAACGGCGAGTTCTACCAGCTCACCAAGGCCGAGCAGGGCAAGATCCTGATGGAGCACGGCATGATCGGCCGCAACTTCGGCAGCGCCGGCTATGCCGGTGACATCCGCCTGGAGAGCTTCGGTCTGGACGCCAACGACAACGAGTTTGTGATCGGCGTCGTGACCCCGCGCCTTGAATGGGCCAGCAAGCTTATCCAGGCCATGCGCCCCACCACCCAGACCAGCAAGTACATGGATTCGCTGGGCCCCTTCTTCGTCGGCAAGAAGATCTGGCAGAGCGGCCCGCTCAAGCACATGGAGAACTAGGCGCCAACGCATCCATTCGCGCTACACTTGCGGGGCGGCCCAAACGGGTCGCCCCGTTTTGTTTGTGGGGAGCGCGATGAAGAGTCTCGAACAGCTCCTGGAGTTCTACCGCGCAAACCTGCTCGAAGAGCTGGGG encodes the following:
- a CDS encoding chlorite dismutase family protein — translated: MEPTLTAYGTWSGGRYMHFGKPVSDADYLKAFQHAFDKGVRTFMTADVYGEGAASEKLGEALRHMDRDLVSLVGMIGHDFYEGQRDGPKGFPRFTDPRLRGPDKYYDFLNMAAQKELARLGADHFDVLLLHNPDFTGYSSEAVWEAFGRLKEEGLTKSLGVAPGPANGFTLDLIHCYEKFGEQIDWAMIILNPFEPWPGELCLPAAAKHGVKTITRVVDYGGMFHGDLKPGSRLPMSDHRAFRPAGWIEAAAEKLEKIRPIADKHGLTPLQLACQWNLAHETVECVAPTVVIEHDPDARSIFEKIDDLAATPAEVKLSEEEVDQMRAVGQNKGCMALKGGSRQYLGEPQADQWNMPPELEEVAKRWDIEPDRDLYYSDDPRDLREKGMPIAGTAQAHDTRLYVQLQVFTEAHDESGIIEAVKGSGLEAVVYANVNDPRGVGVAIFTEDPTDFVTKARALYNSEPFADCMLLPDMTMIGRTYGFGREPDIKDWVLNHARRHAYNEDFQWAVWYPLRRNGEFYQLTKAEQGKILMEHGMIGRNFGSAGYAGDIRLESFGLDANDNEFVIGVVTPRLEWASKLIQAMRPTTQTSKYMDSLGPFFVGKKIWQSGPLKHMEN
- a CDS encoding phosphate ABC transporter substrate-binding protein, which translates into the protein MALSHRAPVRASVCLLLAIGSIFIWSPPARAQTRHITWTGCGISRKAFMGEIAAAYEKETGIKIVLSGGGATKGIRDVAAGEADLGGSCRQHLLGKGGAPIPEETEAQLIQVGWDALVAVTHPDNPVSSIEIDQLRKVFAGEITNWKDLGGPDQPITLMVREGKESGVGHMFRLLVLRDPGFEFAAAGAQVFASTGPIEKAVAATPWSLAIDGVSSARKTKLKLLSIHGTLPTKANVATGRYPLFRPLYIAVGSNPDPEVRKVVDFILSPKGQAIISKAGTVTLAEGANLAPLWKKIEVRLTAR